In Nicotiana tabacum cultivar K326 chromosome 19, ASM71507v2, whole genome shotgun sequence, one DNA window encodes the following:
- the LOC107771610 gene encoding uncharacterized protein LOC107771610, translated as MMTILTSSSIFLLKEIIFEMLSYLPVKSLLRFKCVCKHWNATTQDFQFICLHFKRCPVLINKKPLEIESYATGFIILSTIGLILEYLICWVASSPNFIYRIRNPEMHQILEIPDSQNPILNMHMVVDTDNQLLKLLSVIHVIGDPGLPLGYEVLDLRNEEGTYSWQTLDLPKESRGETTILQNRICRHSTLFKIVDAIGTAYSMWDTTNSHIGIDIVDMVNDSYIGHTTFPNGFYSKDDCILWKRKLSFAKVVKDEVHVMVLEDYNKQQIKWAEAKLIIKLPFLKEVVQEQIKVLVGRRSKLCFSRWNWDKKSICTYDFKTGKVTTIVSSCNNSDLFEFITPCLFACKGMHADRLVSN; from the coding sequence ATGATGACCATATTAACGTCCAGTTCAATATTCCTTCTAAAGGAAATCATATTTGAGATGTTGAGCTATTTGCCAGTCAAGTCATTGCTAAGATTTAAATGTGTATGCAAGCATTGGAATGCTACAACTCaagattttcagtttatttgcCTTCATTTTAAGCGTTGCCCTGTGCTAATTAACAAAAAGCCGCTAGAGATAGAGAGTTATGCAACCGGATTCATAATCTTATCTACAATCGGTTTAATATTGGAGTACCTTATTTGCTGGGTCGCCTCTTCTCCTAATTTTATTTACCGCATAAGAAATCCTGAAATGCATCAAATTCTTGAAATTCCGGATTCACAAAATCCTATCTTGAACATGCACATGGTGGTGGACACAGATAACCAACTCTTGAAGTTACTCTCTGTAATTCATGTAATTGGAGACCCAGGATTGCCGCTCGGTTATGAGGTTCTTGATCTTCGGAATGAAGAAGGTACCTATTCGTGGCAAACCCTTGACTTGCCGAAGGAGAGCCGAGGAGAAACTACAATATTGCAGAACCGAATTTGTAGGCATAGCACCCTGTTTAAAATTGTCGATGCAATAGGAACTGCTTACAGCATGTGGGATACAACTAATTCCCATATAGGAATTGATATTGTGGATATGGTGAATGACAGCTACATTGGTCATACTACTTTTCCTAACGGTTTCTACTCAAAGGATGATTGCATACTTTGGAAGCGAAAGCTGTCATTCGCTAAAGTTGTAAAAGATGAAGTTCATGTCATGGTGTTAGAAGATTATAACAAGCAGCAGATCAAATGGGCTGAAGCAAAACTAATCATTAAGCTACCTTTCTTGAAAGAGGTTGTGCAAGAACAGATAAAAGTTTTAGTAGGTAGGAGATCTAAGTTGTGCTTTTCTCGGTGGAACTGGGACAAAAAATCTATCTGCACTTATGACTTTAAGACGGGGAAGGTAACAACTATAGTGTCCAGCTGCAACAACTCTGACCTTTTTGAGTTCATCACGCCTTGCCTTTTTGCTTGCAAAGGAATGCATGCAGATCGTCTTGTCAGTAATTAG